A portion of the Babylonia areolata isolate BAREFJ2019XMU chromosome 16, ASM4173473v1, whole genome shotgun sequence genome contains these proteins:
- the LOC143291021 gene encoding uncharacterized protein LOC143291021, with the protein MTVLFRFWFWYWYWFWFWFWFRSASLAVSDTGFLLFLMCGKSYALLSLLDPVAGNYWLQRHNGPVLGNYLGFLSISNVITALIAVERCRCVLAPLKAATFFRTRSMGLVMGAVSLSVLVVENVVMGFKYQTVPLTHPLTNTSTFISRLSPTYLRHRTLLDVLEIYLVSVTLPLLSLLVVVLCTAAIIVRLRVSATWRRGAVLSGSSMMTSVERQEATMTRMLVTVCGVYVLCMTPSVCRALLLFSRVPGFLITGHLCNIFKVSTSFTLILEALNASVNFLIYVKQSSHYRCTLRRLLWLHCLHVKEGGGW; encoded by the exons ATGACTGTTCTGTTCCGGTTCTGGttctggtactggtactggttctggttctggttctggttccgtTCCGCCAGTCTGGCAGTGTCCGACACAGGCTTCCTGCTGTTCCTGATGTGTGGCAAGTCCTACGCTCTCCTCAGTCTGCTGGACCCTGTGGCCGGCAACTACTGGCTTCAGCGACACAACGGCCCTGTCCTGGGCAACTACCTGGGCTTCTTGTCCATCTCCAACGTCATCACGGCGCTGATCGCTGTGGAGAGGTGTCGCTGTGTGCTGGCCCCTCTCAAGGCCGCCACTTTCTTCAGGACcag GTCCATGGGCCTGGTGATGGGGGCGGTGTCACTGTCGGTGCTGGTGGTGGAGAACGTGGTGATGGGCTTCAAGTACCAGACGgtgcccctcacccaccccctcaccaacacctccaccttcATCTCCCGCCTCTCCCCCACCTACCTCCGCCACCGCACCCTGCTGGACGTGCTGGAGATCTACCTGGTGTccgtcaccctccctctcctctccctcctcgtcgtcgtcctctgCACCGCCGCCATCATCGTCCGCCTGAGAGTCAGCGCCACCTGGCGGCGGGGTGCCGTGCTTAGCGGAAGCAGCATGATGACGTCAGTGGAGAGACAGGAAGCCACGATGACGCGGATGTTGGTGACGGTGTGCGGGGTGTACGTGCTGTGCATGACGCCGTCCGTCTGTCGGGCCCTGCTGTTGTTCAGCCGTGTCCCCGGGTTCCTGATCACGGGCCACCTCTGCAACATCTTCAAGGTGTCCACCTCCTTCACCCTCATTCTGGAGGCCCTGAACGCCTCCGTTAACTTCCTCATCTACGTCAAGCAGAGTTCTCACTACCGCTGCACCCTCCGACGGCTGTTGTGGCTTCACTGCCTGCacgtgaaggaggggggggggtggtag